A section of the Triticum dicoccoides isolate Atlit2015 ecotype Zavitan chromosome 7A, WEW_v2.0, whole genome shotgun sequence genome encodes:
- the LOC119333652 gene encoding uncharacterized protein LOC119333652 — protein MEAAEEPHASDSSVSPIGVDAPASNPVVAAGARKRKAPAATARKPRKQQAQEPIQIPVYYGQREEFYCVKGDDLVDCSYISPRAKDCAHVIGQLPPQPQSMSLVDLQLWIFKLFRLHPETQDLSIKGFIKQRKTDLLDDFEPDWYMEYCPWDTCYFQTDKCWSAFANKLKRKRNVMQKFMLYAECSEIKHYAILLKAVHDDYSQLARVVFPGTKCLTTSNFRFLRLVEDLSMTPKEIIAYLAKHYGEQMSPPEAWRARQKALEREYGTFYDSHNFAPRLLKDITCKTPWGFVDIKDAEVAGCNNFRVLHRIFWAFGQCVPAFNHCRPVLCIKGTPLCGKYQEVLLTAVALDANGYSIPVACAVVEGETKESWMWFLRNLEQAVRHPSDVCIVHDYKRELIDAIEDFLSSDQQQWGKVESRWCMEHLAEDFFAYFGDKNLGCCSRNFVSRGD, from the exons atggaggcggcGGAGGAACCCCACGCCTCCGACTCGTCCGTCTCCCCTATCGGCGTCGACGCCCCCGCCTCCAACCCG GTTGTCGCCGCCGGCGCGAGGAAGCGGAAGGCCCCGGCAGCGACTGCGAGGAAGCCTCGGAAGCAGCAG GCTCAAGAACCCATTCAGATCCCTGTATACTACGGACAAAGAGAAGAGTTTTATTGCGTGAAAGGCGATGATTTAGTTGATTGTTCATACATTTCTCCTAGAGCAAAAGATTGTGCACATGTAATCGGCCAACTACCGCCGCAGCCGCAGTCGATGTCATTGGTGGATCTACAGCTCTGGATCTTTAAGCTGTTCCGGCTCCATCCAGAAACACAAGATCTCTCTATTAAGGGGTTCATCAAACAACGCAAAACTGACTTGTTGGACGACTTTGAACCTGACTGGTATATGGAGTACTGCCCTTGGGACACATGTTACTTTCAAACTGACAAGTGCTGGAGTGCCTTTGCCAATAAATTAAAGCGGAAAAGGAATGTGATGCAAAAGTTCATGCTGTATGCAGAATGCTCTGAGATCAAGCATTATGCTATTTTGCTCAAAGCCGTGCATGATGATTACTCTCAGTTGGCAAGGGTTGTGTTTCCTGGGACAAAATGCCTAACAACTTCTAACTTCCGCTTCCTCCGCCTAGTGGAAGACCTGTCAATGACACCTAAGGAAATTATAGCTTATCTCGCTAAACACTATGGCGAGCAGATGAGCCCCCCTGAGGCGTGGAGGGCAAGGCAGAAGGCTCTGGAGCGTGAGTATGGTACATTTTACGATTCACACAACTTTGCGCCGAGGTTACTTAAGGATATAACATGTAAAACCCCTTGGGGTTTTGTAGACATCAAGGATGCAGAGGTTGCAGGATGTAACAACTTTCGAGTACTCCACCGTATATTTTGGGCTTTTGGGCAGTGTGTGCCGGCTTTCAATCATTGTCGCCCTGTGCTATGCATTAAAGGCACACCACTATGCGGGAAATATCAAGAGGTGTTGTTGACTGCTGTAGCATTAGATGCTAATGGTTACTCCATTCCAGTAGCATGTGCCGTCGTTGAGGGGGAGACCAAGGAAAGCTGGATGTGGTTTCTTAGGAATTTGGAGCAAGCAGTGAGGCATCCATCGGATGTTTGCATTGTACATGACTACAAAAGAGAGTTGATCGATGCTATAGAGGACTTTCTAAGTTCCGATCAGCAACAATGGGGGAAAGTAGAAAGCCGGTGGTGCATGGAACACCTTGCCGAAGACTTCTTTGCATATTTTGGCGACAAGAACCTGGGTTGCTGTTCAAGAAACTTTGTCAGCAGAGGCGACTAA